The following proteins are encoded in a genomic region of Amyelois transitella isolate CPQ chromosome 14, ilAmyTran1.1, whole genome shotgun sequence:
- the LOC106132449 gene encoding elongation of very long chain fatty acids protein 7: MVYESVARKIWEFKSTLDYVDDWPLMSSPIPVLAIWTAYIVFVLKAGPEYMKSRPAYGLHTVLKLYNLFQVIFSLVQFYLGLELLRPTGYLDITCNEDPATKKKIATFIYIYFLAKLSELADTILFVLRKKQNQVTFLHVYHHSLTLLAVWLTLKFEPVHNTIFLATINSFVHVIMYAYYGLSAFPSLTKYLWWKKYITAMQVIQFVFVIIHAVRNYIYSDCMPSYVLFFTITVNEALFIYLFGEFFVRSYLRKDNKNTKTN; encoded by the exons TGGACTACGTGGATGACTGGCCTCTGATGAGCTCCCCAATACCAGTGCTGGCCATATGGACCGCGTACATAGTATTCGTACTGAAAGCTGGCCCGGAATATATGAAGAGCCGACCAGCGTACGGATTACACACAGTTCTCAAACTGTACAACTTGTTCCAAGTTATATTCTCATTAGTCCAGTTTTATTTA GGTTTAGAACTTTTGCGTCCAACGGGCTACCTTGATATAACTTGCAATGAAGATCCGGCTACGAAAAagaag ATTGCAACCTTCATCTACATATACTTCCTGGCCAAACTATCCGAGCTCGCCGACACGATATTATTCGTACTTAGAAAGAAGCAGAACCAAGTGACCTTCCTACACGTGTACCACCACAGCCTCACGTTATTGGCAGTCTGGTTAACGTTGAAATTTGAGCCAGTGCACAACACTATATTCTTGGCGACGATAAATTCCTTTGTGCACGTTATAATGTATGCGTATTACGGACTCTCAGCGTTCCCGTCTTTAACTAAGTATCTGTGGTGGAAGAAATACATAACTGCTATGCAAGTG atCCAGTTCGTTTTTGTCATCATTCACGCGGTTAGGAACTACATCTACAGCGATTGCATGCCCTCGTATGTCCTCTTCTTCACGATTACTGTCAACGAAGCTCTCTTCATTTACCTCTTCGGAGAATTCTTCGTCAGGTCGTACCTTAGAAAGGATAACAAAAACACCAAAACTAACTAA
- the LOC106132450 gene encoding integrin alpha-PS3 encodes MWKWIILCIMFIDQANCDIVNNKLVYNDNNRVTFFPPNTAKYFGYSVFLTAQKLIVGAPKANSTEYPYVKSGRVFTCSVKETSMYVIICNQLTVHDRGRFDTKKFLTKDMLFGATVGAINDNIIFACAPSWAESYKDTHLLTIGACYAFTSTRRDQKLFPLKDNYAISAPGNRKEYLDYGGKYLNFYAYGLAGLSMKVTDDSNILLGAPGILQNTGGIIDYFILERGPTIRKQPVANPYFTYDLGPDDYFGYSVESAMFEPHGIFLQVGGAPRSKMGLGQVLIIEPVKIESDPLKIKAKIVGPQMGSYFGAALCCVDINSDGRIDLLVGAPNYVKRDSGFKYDQGAVIVYLNREKNSTFVLEESTYVYGSEASRARFGSSIASLGDIDGDGFNDVAIGAPWEDNGVVYIYQGSKAGIKRDYLQRITAERASGFGISISTGKDVDNDLCNDVAIGAHASGKAYLYKCTPTIKVDVLIKLPDIADLPENANNFTTYFCLNVRPQYYSHVKLKLQAIKMIDADLRRASILEDTTNEVTLSPGIEMCDEHVVIVNTTTDLTKPIPISYELKLVTPQDSARLADDSVLQASSLFQMIYDCGKDMICTPLLKLTLEPFDSPYIPGTNQKLGAKVTIVNHEEPSYGIKLYLTLPLVPKRVPTSCTLQDFNMTCYLPALFRRNDTAEFDIELEYEYSGNYTDLVLTAEMVFADNVTVKELVLEVRPVANITVSGKALPNVTVEVSRDALYGEANITFLHYYQISNLGPSDWYNLKAVVHIPDKINLSSPVMGCVGSMDQLDCEWTIAAKHTISVVLPLRLDLLVYGNFLKENTTYNATSKIHILSFEKYTAVRTILVLDPAPPLWPWIVAVVAGILLLAIIMLVLYKFGFFTRPKKEDLKRLIEDKNTQQEPSSSEHSCPTVDEGNSASTAAICETRSDFDQSTLFDVSTLEYDTTTTQDDNDTSTLDTCSRELIELDSD; translated from the exons ATTAATCGTTGGCGCCCCGAAAGCAAATAGTACCGAATATCCTTATGTAAAATCGGGACGCGTGTTCACGTGTTCCGTAAAAGAGACATCCATgtacgtgataatatgtaatcAACTGACTGTCCACGATAGGG GAAGGTTTGATACGAAAAAATTTCTCACCAAAGACATGTTATTTGGAGCAACAGTTGGTGCTATAAATGACAATATAATATTc GCTTGTGCCCCGTCATGGGCTGAATCATACAAAGACACCCATCTTTTAACAATAGGCGCATGCTACGCCTTTACATCTACAAGGAGAGATCAAAAGCTTTTTCCACTAAAAG ATAATTACGCAATAAGTGCCCCAGGTAACCGGAAAGAATATCTAGATTATGGTGGGAAATATCTGAACTTCTACGCGTACGGTCTAGCCGGTTTGTCTATGAAAGTCACTGATGACAGTAACATACTTTTGGGAGCACCAGGAATTTTGCAAAATACTG GTGGAATAATCGATTACTTCATTTTGGAGAGAGGTCCTACAATAAGGAAACAACCTGTAGCGAATCCATACTTTACCTACGACTTGGGGCCCGACGATTATTTTG GATACAGTGTAGAATCAGCCATGTTTGAACCTCACGGGATATTTCTCCAAGTGGGGGGAGCCCCTCGATCTAAAATGGGTCTTGGCCAg GTGTTAATCATAGAACCGGTGAAAATAGAGTCCGAtcccttaaaaattaaagccaAAATCGTGGGACCCCAAATGGGTTCCTACTTCGGAGCGGCTCTGTGCTGTGTGGACATTAACTCTGATGGCAGAATTGATTTGTTGGTTGGAGCTCCCAACTACGTGAAGAGAGATAGTGGCTTCAAATATGATCAGGGTGCTGTTATAGTTTATCTGAACCGGGAGAag AACTCAACATTTGTTCTAGAAGAATCTACGTATGTGTATGGTAGCGAGGCAAGCAGAGCCAGATTCGGAAGCAGTATAGCTAGCCTTGGTGATATCGACGGTGACGGATTTAACG aTGTGGCAATTGGAGCGCCTTGGGAGGATAATGGAGTTGTATACATATACCAAGGAAGCAAGGCCGGAATAAAACGGGACTACTTGCAAAGAATAACAGCCGAGAGAGCTAGTGGGTTCGGTATTTCTATATCTACGGGAAAAGATGTTGATAATGATTTGTGTAACG atgtaGCCATAGGCGCCCACGCAAGTGGCAAGGCGTACCTTTACAAATGTACCCCCACCATAAAAGTCGACGTGCTAATCAAGCTGCCGGACATAGCAGACTTGCCAGAGAATGCTAACAATTTCACAACTTATTTCTGTTTGAATGTCCGTCCTCAATATTATTCGCATGTAAAATTGA AACTACaagcaataaaaatgattGATGCTGATTTGAGAAGAGCATCAATTTTGGAAGATACTACTAATGAGGTCACTCTGAGCCCTGGAATTGAAATGTGTGATGAACATGTCGTTATAgtcaat ACCACAACAGACCTAACAAAACCAATACCGATATCCTATGAACTGAAGTTAGTGACGCCACAAG ACAGCGCCCGACTAGCCGATGATTCAGTGTTGCAAGCATCATCACTCTTCCAAATGATCTATGACTGTGGCAAAGACATGATTTGCACACCTCTCCTTAAATTGACACTGGAACCCTTTGACTC ACCTTACATACCCGGCACTAACCAAAAACTAGGTGCCAAAGTTACAATAGTTAACCACGAGGAGCCTTCATACGGCATCAAATTATACCTAACATTACCGCTGGTCCCAAAACGGGTCCCCACTTCATGTACCCTACAAGACTTCAACATGACATGTTACCTACCAGCTTTGTTCAGGAGAAATGATACAGCTGAATTCGATATAGAACTGGAGTATGAGTATTCAGGAAATTACACCGATTTGGTTTTAACGGCTGAGATGGTTTTTGCTGATAATGTTACTGTTAAAGAATTAGTGCTTGAAGTACGGCCGGTGGCTAATATAACTGTCAGTGG GAAAGCTTTACCAAATGTGACAGTAGAAGTTTCAAGAGATGCACTTTATGGAGAGGCAAATATAACGTTTCTTCATTATTATCAG ATAAGCAATTTAGGGCCGTCTGACTGGTACAATTTGAAAGCGGTAGTCCATATACCGGACAAG ATTAACTTATCAAGCCCAGTGATGGGTTGCGTGGGAAGTATGGATCAGTTGGACTGCGAGTGGACGATAGCGGCAAAACATACTATATCTGTAGTTCTGCCTCTGAGATTAGACTTACTTGTCTATG gtaattttttaaaagaaaacactACGTATAATGCTACTTCAAAGATTCACATACTGTCTTTcgaaaa GTATACAGCAGTAAGAACTATACTAGTTCTCGACCCGGCTCCTCCTCTCTGGCCTTGGATCGTGGCCGTCGTAGccggaattcttcttttagctaTCATAATGCTTGTACTGTATAAG TTTGGATTCTTCACGAGACCGAAGAAAGAGGATCTCAAACGTCTCATAGAAGACAAAAACACACAGCAGGAGCCAAGCAGTTCGGAACACAGCTGCCCTACCGTTGACGAAG GCAACTCGGCATCAACAGCAGCTATTTGCGAAACGAGATCGGATTTCGACCAATCAACGCTCTTTGACGTGTCCACTTTAGAATATGACACGACGACAACGCAAGATGACAATGACACGTCGACACTCGATACTTGTTCGCGAGAGCTGATCGAATTGGATTCCGATTGA